Proteins co-encoded in one Lineus longissimus chromosome 11, tnLinLong1.2, whole genome shotgun sequence genomic window:
- the LOC135496038 gene encoding uncharacterized protein LOC135496038 isoform X3, producing MKSIWVVFLLLCVFCDKNRGQRTITCDTSNPVDYAVDLPRAEIGFIIPLIQPPSYGSDHAKCDITLVAASTSLIKITFSLFNESVCHPAKFDYLITGDDCDTLKRCDYLLIHEPYETSRPLKKYDGLHSGDTYKSHSHKVHIRFCFIKPYRDMMTRWKLKYQVKERKGVELFEGTSGTVRTPFFPYGYSIGRDYKWLFVHAEIQGFVFLQFDDMLLARGHTLEIYDGGGPWANREVRNLTDRRPFFSTGPMVFAALMLRDVTNTQVGAGFKLRYDLIQYKRYLSQYKTRTEVLANNSAIFPDLEPRPYTGLLSLFVNVPGSLYYDYLWIIPPLRSPEAAVVWLVNYSFPVGSKLEVLFGYNSDANVLYRYVGSWKTSKTVSNAIVSNKGLYLRLTGYFYGTVFVHISYAIFRDLKEDQYNDDTRQGCSFPGDVNNSVPAMPGFVCHLSRWCIPDFLKCDKILHCAGKEDELKEMCVTSTTSTGKDEGGHYYLTWLFISLPILLVVCISFCMVWVIRKSRNRHRNNSPPDYQEHISSTISHTVSFTRTLQQSGNIVNSHSHSDLLGPGHGDIGPFGIINPAMQRSESMDSIFNMPAPPSYSDVIAGNVGTMTRSISQPPPPSYEESEHRETTRRQSLPCPPPYSTLMNRAAEHRQARRERERSAQSDGAVSGNANTVDTDINSNVQTVPPVTLNSSWGANDMSGSEPDSAVPGVGALTPSAPILSDGDTDSNVTQVADLSPAVNNNSMITAFSNPLLGSVEPGTLPLTARDATVIISSIPGDISSGVHISNIVTDVDAQGEHISNVVSDGNSSGATSNMVSDGDAPGVHISNVVTDVNAPGVHTSNMVGDGEAPGVHSSNVVTDGDAPGVHTSNRVSDGEAPGVDSSNVVTDGDAPGVHISNMVTDSDTPGVHISNMVSDGDAGQAPKREQRLSVDSSALFAESQTDLAGENTSKNARETSNLDGRK from the exons ATGAAGAGTATTTGGGTTGTCTTCTTGTTGTTGTGTGTATTTTGTGACAAGAATCGTGGACAAAGAA CTATAACCTGTGATACCAGCAACCCAGTAGACTACGCGGTCGACCTCCCCCGAGCGGAAATAGGCTTCATCATACCGCTCATTCAACCGCCCTCCTACGGATCAGACCATGCAAAGTGTGATATCACTCTTGTTGCCGCTTCCACTAGCCTAATAAAGATCACGTTTTCGCTATTTAATGAGTCTGTATGCCACCCGGCGAAGTTTGATTATCTCATCACTGGAGATGACTGTGATACCCTCAAACG CTGTGATTACCTTCTCATACATGAGCCCTACGAAACGTCAAGACCTCTGAAGAAATACGATGGATTGCACAGTGGCGACACCTATAAATCTCACTCGCATAAAGTCCACATTCGTTTCTGCTTCATCAAACCTTATCGAGATATGATGACCAGGTGGAAGTTGAAATATCAAGTCAAAG AGAGGAAAGGTGTGGAACTATTTGAAGGAACCTCTGGCACAGTGCGTACGCCGTTCTTTCCCTATGGCTACAGCATCGGCAGGGACTACAAATGGTTGTTTGTTCATGCCGAGATCCAGGGCTTTGTGTTCCTACAGTTTGATGACATGTTGCTTGCTCGAGGACACACCCTAGAG ATATATGATGGAGGGGGCCCCTGGGCCAACCGGGAAGTCCGCAATCTGACAGACAGGCGGCCATTCTTTTCCACTGGGCCTATGGTGTTTGCAGCGTTGATGCTCCGTGATGTCACCAATACTCAAGTCGGCGCCGGGTTCAAACTCAGATATGACTTGATTCAGT ATAAAAGATACCTGTCTCAATACAAAACAC GCACGGAAGTGCTGGCCAACAACAGTGCCATATTCCCTGACCTGGAACCTCGTCCATACACCGGTCTTTTGAGTCTCTTCGTCAATGTACCCGGCTCTCTCTACTATGACTACCTCTGGATTATTCCCCCATTAAGGTCACCCGAGGCTGCTGTTGTTTGGTTGGTCAATTACAGTTTCCCTGTCG GGAGCAAACTTGAAGTTCTATTCGGCTACAACAGCGACGCTAACGTACTTTATAGATACGTTGGTTCGTGGAAGACGTCAAAGACAGTTAGTAACGCGATTGTTTCCAATAAAGGCCTCTACCTCAGACTCACTGGTTACTTTTACGGAACTGTCTTTGTTCACATCTCATATGCCATCTTCAGAGATTTAAAGGAGGATCAGTATAATGATGATACGCGTCAAG GTTGTAGCTTCCCTGGCGATGTGAACAACAGCGTGCCAGCGATGCCTGGGTTTGTGTGCCATCTCTCCCGATGGTGCATCCCCGACTTTCTCAAGTGTGATAAGATACTCCACTGTGCTGGCAAAGAAGATGAGTTGAAGGAGATGTGTG TTACTTCTACCACTAGCACTGGCAAAGATGAAGGTGGCCATTATTACCTGACGTGGTTGTTCATCTCGTTACCGATTCTGCTCGTGGTCTGTATATCGTTCTGTATGGTGTGGGTCATACGCAAATCTCGAAACCGGCACCGTAATAACAGTCCACCAG ATTATCAAGAGCACATCTCTAGCACGATATCACACACAGTGTCGTTTACACGTACGCTGCAGCAGTCTGGGAACATCGTCAACAGCCACAGCCATTCCGACCTCCTTGGCCCCGGTCACGGCGATATCGGGCCATTCGGAATCATCAATCCAGCAATGCAGCGCTCGGAGAGCATGGACTCGATATTCAACATGCCAGCGCCGCCATCTTATAGCGATGTCATTGCTGGGAATGTTGGGACTATGACGAGATCGATCTCACAG CCACCTCCTCCTAGTTACGAAGAATCAGAACACAGAGAAACAACTCGGAGGCAATCACTGCCATGTCCACCACCGTATTCGACATTGATGAACCGAGCTGCTGAACATCGCCAGGCACGACGAGAAAGGGAGAGATCTGCTCAAAGTGATGGTGCGGTCTCTGGCAATGCTAACACAGTTGACACTGATATCAATTCAAATGTTCAGACTGTTCCACCTGTTACTCTCAATAGCAGTTGGGGGGCAAATGACATGTCAGGGTCAGAGCCTGATTCTGCCGTGCCAGGAGTTGGTGCTTTAACTCCATCAGCTCCGATACTTTCAGATGGCGACACAGATTCTAACGTAACTCAAGTGGCCGACTTGTCTCCTGCTGTCAATAATAACAGTATGATTACTGCCTTCTCTAATCCTCTTCTTGGGTCAGTTGAGCCTGGCACTCTGCCCCTCACGGCAAGAGATGCAACTGTAATCATTTCAAGCATACCTGGGGATATTTCTTCAGGTGTACATATCAGTAACATAGTTACTGATGTTGATGCTCAAGGTGAACATATCAGTAACGTGGTTAGTGATGGTAACTCGTCAGGTGCAACCAGTAATATGGTTAGTGATGGTGACGCACCGGGTGTACATATCAGTAATGTAGTTACTGATGTTAATGCTCCAGGTGTACACACCAGTAACATGGTTGGTGATGGGGAAGCTCCAGGTGTACATAGCAGTAATGTAGTTACAGATGGTGATGCTCCAGGTGTACACACCAGTAACAGGGTTAGTGATGGTGAAGCTCCGGGTGTAGATAGCAGTAATGTAGTTACAGATGGTGATGCTCCAGGTGTACATATCAGTAACATGGTTACTGATAGTGACACGCCAGGTGTACATATCAGTAACATGGTTAGTGATGGAGACGCTGGCCAAGCACCCAAGCGAGAACAACGTTTGTCTGTTGATTCATCAGCCCTATTTGCTGAAAGTCAAACTGATCTTGCtggtgaaaatacaagtaaaaatGCTAGGGAAACCAGTAATTTGGATGGAAGGAAATAA
- the LOC135496038 gene encoding uncharacterized protein LOC135496038 isoform X1, producing the protein MKSIWVVFLLLCVFCDKNRGQRTITCDTSNPVDYAVDLPRAEIGFIIPLIQPPSYGSDHAKCDITLVAASTSLIKITFSLFNESVCHPAKFDYLITGDDCDTLKRCDYLLIHEPYETSRPLKKYDGLHSGDTYKSHSHKVHIRFCFIKPYRDMMTRWKLKYQVKERKGVELFEGTSGTVRTPFFPYGYSIGRDYKWLFVHAEIQGFVFLQFDDMLLARGHTLEIYDGGGPWANREVRNLTDRRPFFSTGPMVFAALMLRDVTNTQVGAGFKLRYDLIQYKRYLSQYKTRTEVLANNSAIFPDLEPRPYTGLLSLFVNVPGSLYYDYLWIIPPLRSPEAAVVWLVNYSFPVGSKLEVLFGYNSDANVLYRYVGSWKTSKTVSNAIVSNKGLYLRLTGYFYGTVFVHISYAIFRDLKEDQYNDDTRQGCSFPGDVNNSVPAMPGFVCHLSRWCIPDFLKCDKILHCAGKEDELKEMCDKKDHAPSTTTRPYRFTTQDPCNSRSSTCVTSTTSTGKDEGGHYYLTWLFISLPILLVVCISFCMVWVIRKSRNRHRNNSPPDYQEHISSTISHTVSFTRTLQQSGNIVNSHSHSDLLGPGHGDIGPFGIINPAMQRSESMDSIFNMPAPPSYSDVIAGNVGTMTRSISQPPPPSYEESEHRETTRRQSLPCPPPYSTLMNRAAEHRQARRERERSAQSDGAVSGNANTVDTDINSNVQTVPPVTLNSSWGANDMSGSEPDSAVPGVGALTPSAPILSDGDTDSNVTQVADLSPAVNNNSMITAFSNPLLGSVEPGTLPLTARDATVIISSIPGDISSGVHISNIVTDVDAQGEHISNVVSDGNSSGATSNMVSDGDAPGVHISNVVTDVNAPGVHTSNMVGDGEAPGVHSSNVVTDGDAPGVHTSNRVSDGEAPGVDSSNVVTDGDAPGVHISNMVTDSDTPGVHISNMVSDGDAGQAPKREQRLSVDSSALFAESQTDLAGENTSKNARETSNLDGRK; encoded by the exons ATGAAGAGTATTTGGGTTGTCTTCTTGTTGTTGTGTGTATTTTGTGACAAGAATCGTGGACAAAGAA CTATAACCTGTGATACCAGCAACCCAGTAGACTACGCGGTCGACCTCCCCCGAGCGGAAATAGGCTTCATCATACCGCTCATTCAACCGCCCTCCTACGGATCAGACCATGCAAAGTGTGATATCACTCTTGTTGCCGCTTCCACTAGCCTAATAAAGATCACGTTTTCGCTATTTAATGAGTCTGTATGCCACCCGGCGAAGTTTGATTATCTCATCACTGGAGATGACTGTGATACCCTCAAACG CTGTGATTACCTTCTCATACATGAGCCCTACGAAACGTCAAGACCTCTGAAGAAATACGATGGATTGCACAGTGGCGACACCTATAAATCTCACTCGCATAAAGTCCACATTCGTTTCTGCTTCATCAAACCTTATCGAGATATGATGACCAGGTGGAAGTTGAAATATCAAGTCAAAG AGAGGAAAGGTGTGGAACTATTTGAAGGAACCTCTGGCACAGTGCGTACGCCGTTCTTTCCCTATGGCTACAGCATCGGCAGGGACTACAAATGGTTGTTTGTTCATGCCGAGATCCAGGGCTTTGTGTTCCTACAGTTTGATGACATGTTGCTTGCTCGAGGACACACCCTAGAG ATATATGATGGAGGGGGCCCCTGGGCCAACCGGGAAGTCCGCAATCTGACAGACAGGCGGCCATTCTTTTCCACTGGGCCTATGGTGTTTGCAGCGTTGATGCTCCGTGATGTCACCAATACTCAAGTCGGCGCCGGGTTCAAACTCAGATATGACTTGATTCAGT ATAAAAGATACCTGTCTCAATACAAAACAC GCACGGAAGTGCTGGCCAACAACAGTGCCATATTCCCTGACCTGGAACCTCGTCCATACACCGGTCTTTTGAGTCTCTTCGTCAATGTACCCGGCTCTCTCTACTATGACTACCTCTGGATTATTCCCCCATTAAGGTCACCCGAGGCTGCTGTTGTTTGGTTGGTCAATTACAGTTTCCCTGTCG GGAGCAAACTTGAAGTTCTATTCGGCTACAACAGCGACGCTAACGTACTTTATAGATACGTTGGTTCGTGGAAGACGTCAAAGACAGTTAGTAACGCGATTGTTTCCAATAAAGGCCTCTACCTCAGACTCACTGGTTACTTTTACGGAACTGTCTTTGTTCACATCTCATATGCCATCTTCAGAGATTTAAAGGAGGATCAGTATAATGATGATACGCGTCAAG GTTGTAGCTTCCCTGGCGATGTGAACAACAGCGTGCCAGCGATGCCTGGGTTTGTGTGCCATCTCTCCCGATGGTGCATCCCCGACTTTCTCAAGTGTGATAAGATACTCCACTGTGCTGGCAAAGAAGATGAGTTGAAGGAGATGTGTG ATAAAAAAGACCATGCCCCCTCGACGACCACTAGACCCTACCGCTTCACGACCCAAGATCCTTGTAACAGCCGGTCATCAACTTGTG TTACTTCTACCACTAGCACTGGCAAAGATGAAGGTGGCCATTATTACCTGACGTGGTTGTTCATCTCGTTACCGATTCTGCTCGTGGTCTGTATATCGTTCTGTATGGTGTGGGTCATACGCAAATCTCGAAACCGGCACCGTAATAACAGTCCACCAG ATTATCAAGAGCACATCTCTAGCACGATATCACACACAGTGTCGTTTACACGTACGCTGCAGCAGTCTGGGAACATCGTCAACAGCCACAGCCATTCCGACCTCCTTGGCCCCGGTCACGGCGATATCGGGCCATTCGGAATCATCAATCCAGCAATGCAGCGCTCGGAGAGCATGGACTCGATATTCAACATGCCAGCGCCGCCATCTTATAGCGATGTCATTGCTGGGAATGTTGGGACTATGACGAGATCGATCTCACAG CCACCTCCTCCTAGTTACGAAGAATCAGAACACAGAGAAACAACTCGGAGGCAATCACTGCCATGTCCACCACCGTATTCGACATTGATGAACCGAGCTGCTGAACATCGCCAGGCACGACGAGAAAGGGAGAGATCTGCTCAAAGTGATGGTGCGGTCTCTGGCAATGCTAACACAGTTGACACTGATATCAATTCAAATGTTCAGACTGTTCCACCTGTTACTCTCAATAGCAGTTGGGGGGCAAATGACATGTCAGGGTCAGAGCCTGATTCTGCCGTGCCAGGAGTTGGTGCTTTAACTCCATCAGCTCCGATACTTTCAGATGGCGACACAGATTCTAACGTAACTCAAGTGGCCGACTTGTCTCCTGCTGTCAATAATAACAGTATGATTACTGCCTTCTCTAATCCTCTTCTTGGGTCAGTTGAGCCTGGCACTCTGCCCCTCACGGCAAGAGATGCAACTGTAATCATTTCAAGCATACCTGGGGATATTTCTTCAGGTGTACATATCAGTAACATAGTTACTGATGTTGATGCTCAAGGTGAACATATCAGTAACGTGGTTAGTGATGGTAACTCGTCAGGTGCAACCAGTAATATGGTTAGTGATGGTGACGCACCGGGTGTACATATCAGTAATGTAGTTACTGATGTTAATGCTCCAGGTGTACACACCAGTAACATGGTTGGTGATGGGGAAGCTCCAGGTGTACATAGCAGTAATGTAGTTACAGATGGTGATGCTCCAGGTGTACACACCAGTAACAGGGTTAGTGATGGTGAAGCTCCGGGTGTAGATAGCAGTAATGTAGTTACAGATGGTGATGCTCCAGGTGTACATATCAGTAACATGGTTACTGATAGTGACACGCCAGGTGTACATATCAGTAACATGGTTAGTGATGGAGACGCTGGCCAAGCACCCAAGCGAGAACAACGTTTGTCTGTTGATTCATCAGCCCTATTTGCTGAAAGTCAAACTGATCTTGCtggtgaaaatacaagtaaaaatGCTAGGGAAACCAGTAATTTGGATGGAAGGAAATAA
- the LOC135496038 gene encoding uncharacterized protein LOC135496038 isoform X2, with protein MKSIWVVFLLLCVFCDKNRGQRTITCDTSNPVDYAVDLPRAEIGFIIPLIQPPSYGSDHAKCDITLVAASTSLIKITFSLFNESVCHPAKFDYLITGDDCDTLKRCDYLLIHEPYETSRPLKKYDGLHSGDTYKSHSHKVHIRFCFIKPYRDMMTRWKLKYQVKERKGVELFEGTSGTVRTPFFPYGYSIGRDYKWLFVHAEIQGFVFLQFDDMLLARGHTLEIYDGGGPWANREVRNLTDRRPFFSTGPMVFAALMLRDVTNTQVGAGFKLRYDLIQYKRYLSQYKTRTEVLANNSAIFPDLEPRPYTGLLSLFVNVPGSLYYDYLWIIPPLRSPEAAVVWLVNYSFPVGCELQVRGGYHSDANILYKYVSSSDTPRMVNITNKGLYLRLTGFIYKTVYVCISYAIFRDLKQDQYNSDVRQGCSFPGDVNNSVPAMPGFVCHLSRWCIPDFLKCDKILHCAGKEDELKEMCDKKDHAPSTTTRPYRFTTQDPCNSRSSTCVTSTTSTGKDEGGHYYLTWLFISLPILLVVCISFCMVWVIRKSRNRHRNNSPPDYQEHISSTISHTVSFTRTLQQSGNIVNSHSHSDLLGPGHGDIGPFGIINPAMQRSESMDSIFNMPAPPSYSDVIAGNVGTMTRSISQPPPPSYEESEHRETTRRQSLPCPPPYSTLMNRAAEHRQARRERERSAQSDGAVSGNANTVDTDINSNVQTVPPVTLNSSWGANDMSGSEPDSAVPGVGALTPSAPILSDGDTDSNVTQVADLSPAVNNNSMITAFSNPLLGSVEPGTLPLTARDATVIISSIPGDISSGVHISNIVTDVDAQGEHISNVVSDGNSSGATSNMVSDGDAPGVHISNVVTDVNAPGVHTSNMVGDGEAPGVHSSNVVTDGDAPGVHTSNRVSDGEAPGVDSSNVVTDGDAPGVHISNMVTDSDTPGVHISNMVSDGDAGQAPKREQRLSVDSSALFAESQTDLAGENTSKNARETSNLDGRK; from the exons ATGAAGAGTATTTGGGTTGTCTTCTTGTTGTTGTGTGTATTTTGTGACAAGAATCGTGGACAAAGAA CTATAACCTGTGATACCAGCAACCCAGTAGACTACGCGGTCGACCTCCCCCGAGCGGAAATAGGCTTCATCATACCGCTCATTCAACCGCCCTCCTACGGATCAGACCATGCAAAGTGTGATATCACTCTTGTTGCCGCTTCCACTAGCCTAATAAAGATCACGTTTTCGCTATTTAATGAGTCTGTATGCCACCCGGCGAAGTTTGATTATCTCATCACTGGAGATGACTGTGATACCCTCAAACG CTGTGATTACCTTCTCATACATGAGCCCTACGAAACGTCAAGACCTCTGAAGAAATACGATGGATTGCACAGTGGCGACACCTATAAATCTCACTCGCATAAAGTCCACATTCGTTTCTGCTTCATCAAACCTTATCGAGATATGATGACCAGGTGGAAGTTGAAATATCAAGTCAAAG AGAGGAAAGGTGTGGAACTATTTGAAGGAACCTCTGGCACAGTGCGTACGCCGTTCTTTCCCTATGGCTACAGCATCGGCAGGGACTACAAATGGTTGTTTGTTCATGCCGAGATCCAGGGCTTTGTGTTCCTACAGTTTGATGACATGTTGCTTGCTCGAGGACACACCCTAGAG ATATATGATGGAGGGGGCCCCTGGGCCAACCGGGAAGTCCGCAATCTGACAGACAGGCGGCCATTCTTTTCCACTGGGCCTATGGTGTTTGCAGCGTTGATGCTCCGTGATGTCACCAATACTCAAGTCGGCGCCGGGTTCAAACTCAGATATGACTTGATTCAGT ATAAAAGATACCTGTCTCAATACAAAACAC GCACGGAAGTGCTGGCCAACAACAGTGCCATATTCCCTGACCTGGAACCTCGTCCATACACCGGTCTTTTGAGTCTCTTCGTCAATGTACCCGGCTCTCTCTACTATGACTACCTCTGGATTATTCCCCCATTAAGGTCACCCGAGGCTGCTGTTGTTTGGTTGGTCAATTACAGTTTCCCTGTCG GGTGCGAGCTCCAAGTGCGAGGCGGCTACCACAGTGATGCTAACATACTTTATAAATATGTTAGTTCCTCGGACACGCCCAGGATGGTTAATATAACAAATAAGGGCCTTTACCTCCGGCTCACAGGCTTCATCTACAAAACGGTGTACGTTTGTATCTCATATGCCATCTTTAGAGATTTAAAACAGGATCAGTACAACAGTGATGTGCGTCAAG GTTGTAGCTTCCCTGGCGATGTGAACAACAGCGTGCCAGCGATGCCTGGGTTTGTGTGCCATCTCTCCCGATGGTGCATCCCCGACTTTCTCAAGTGTGATAAGATACTCCACTGTGCTGGCAAAGAAGATGAGTTGAAGGAGATGTGTG ATAAAAAAGACCATGCCCCCTCGACGACCACTAGACCCTACCGCTTCACGACCCAAGATCCTTGTAACAGCCGGTCATCAACTTGTG TTACTTCTACCACTAGCACTGGCAAAGATGAAGGTGGCCATTATTACCTGACGTGGTTGTTCATCTCGTTACCGATTCTGCTCGTGGTCTGTATATCGTTCTGTATGGTGTGGGTCATACGCAAATCTCGAAACCGGCACCGTAATAACAGTCCACCAG ATTATCAAGAGCACATCTCTAGCACGATATCACACACAGTGTCGTTTACACGTACGCTGCAGCAGTCTGGGAACATCGTCAACAGCCACAGCCATTCCGACCTCCTTGGCCCCGGTCACGGCGATATCGGGCCATTCGGAATCATCAATCCAGCAATGCAGCGCTCGGAGAGCATGGACTCGATATTCAACATGCCAGCGCCGCCATCTTATAGCGATGTCATTGCTGGGAATGTTGGGACTATGACGAGATCGATCTCACAG CCACCTCCTCCTAGTTACGAAGAATCAGAACACAGAGAAACAACTCGGAGGCAATCACTGCCATGTCCACCACCGTATTCGACATTGATGAACCGAGCTGCTGAACATCGCCAGGCACGACGAGAAAGGGAGAGATCTGCTCAAAGTGATGGTGCGGTCTCTGGCAATGCTAACACAGTTGACACTGATATCAATTCAAATGTTCAGACTGTTCCACCTGTTACTCTCAATAGCAGTTGGGGGGCAAATGACATGTCAGGGTCAGAGCCTGATTCTGCCGTGCCAGGAGTTGGTGCTTTAACTCCATCAGCTCCGATACTTTCAGATGGCGACACAGATTCTAACGTAACTCAAGTGGCCGACTTGTCTCCTGCTGTCAATAATAACAGTATGATTACTGCCTTCTCTAATCCTCTTCTTGGGTCAGTTGAGCCTGGCACTCTGCCCCTCACGGCAAGAGATGCAACTGTAATCATTTCAAGCATACCTGGGGATATTTCTTCAGGTGTACATATCAGTAACATAGTTACTGATGTTGATGCTCAAGGTGAACATATCAGTAACGTGGTTAGTGATGGTAACTCGTCAGGTGCAACCAGTAATATGGTTAGTGATGGTGACGCACCGGGTGTACATATCAGTAATGTAGTTACTGATGTTAATGCTCCAGGTGTACACACCAGTAACATGGTTGGTGATGGGGAAGCTCCAGGTGTACATAGCAGTAATGTAGTTACAGATGGTGATGCTCCAGGTGTACACACCAGTAACAGGGTTAGTGATGGTGAAGCTCCGGGTGTAGATAGCAGTAATGTAGTTACAGATGGTGATGCTCCAGGTGTACATATCAGTAACATGGTTACTGATAGTGACACGCCAGGTGTACATATCAGTAACATGGTTAGTGATGGAGACGCTGGCCAAGCACCCAAGCGAGAACAACGTTTGTCTGTTGATTCATCAGCCCTATTTGCTGAAAGTCAAACTGATCTTGCtggtgaaaatacaagtaaaaatGCTAGGGAAACCAGTAATTTGGATGGAAGGAAATAA